The following are encoded together in the Thermus filiformis genome:
- the pth gene encoding aminoacyl-tRNA hydrolase → MFLVVGQGNPGPQYERTRHNAGFQVLDRLGLEFRKKRVASGHEALLAEAQGGLFVKPLTYYNTTGQVVGPLARFYKIPPERILVVHDEMDLPLGRLRLKAGGGLAGNRGLLSIAQALGSTGFHRLRLGIGKPPSPEEGARYVLSPFLPEELPVWERVLEAAREAVFCWVEEGFAPCANRFNALDLR, encoded by the coding sequence GTGTTTTTGGTGGTGGGCCAGGGGAACCCGGGGCCCCAGTACGAGAGGACCCGGCACAACGCGGGGTTCCAGGTGCTGGACCGGCTGGGCCTCGAGTTCCGCAAGAAAAGGGTGGCTTCCGGACACGAGGCCCTTTTGGCCGAGGCCCAAGGAGGGCTCTTCGTCAAGCCCCTCACCTACTACAACACCACGGGCCAGGTGGTGGGCCCCCTGGCCCGCTTCTACAAGATCCCCCCGGAGCGCATCCTGGTGGTCCACGATGAGATGGACCTCCCCCTGGGCCGCCTCCGCCTGAAGGCGGGGGGGGGACTCGCGGGCAACCGGGGCCTCCTCTCCATCGCCCAGGCCCTGGGGAGCACCGGCTTCCACCGCCTCCGGCTGGGGATCGGCAAGCCCCCTTCGCCCGAGGAGGGGGCCCGGTACGTCCTTTCTCCCTTCCTCCCCGAGGAGCTTCCCGTGTGGGAGCGGGTCCTGGAGGCCGCCCGGGAGGCGGTCTTCTGCTGGGTGGAGGAGGGGTTCGCCCCCTGCGCCAACCGGTTCAACGCCCTGGACCTGCGCTGA
- a CDS encoding D-alanine--D-alanine ligase family protein: MKILLVAGGISGEHEVSLASAEGVLRHMPFPTDLAVIAKDGRWLFGKAAEAALEAGRAEEGEFPFPPPLDWGRYGVVFPLLHGPFGEDGTFQGFLELLGRPYVGAGVLASALCLDKDLFKRVARDAGLPVVDWVALWEGETPYVPFDPPYFVKPATTGSSLGVSRVEERGALLEALEHAFRYAKKVVVEKALPVRELEVALLGNLEAEASVVGEVRYQAPFYDYETKYTPGRAELLIPAPLDPGTQETVQELAKKVYRVLGLRGMARVDFFLSEGEVYLNEVNTIPGFTPTSMYPRLWEASGLPYPELLRRLVELALSR, from the coding sequence ATGAAGATTCTCCTGGTGGCGGGGGGCATCTCCGGCGAGCACGAGGTCTCCTTGGCCTCGGCCGAGGGCGTGCTCCGGCACATGCCCTTCCCGACGGACCTGGCGGTCATCGCCAAGGACGGCCGCTGGCTTTTCGGAAAGGCCGCCGAGGCCGCCCTCGAGGCGGGCCGGGCGGAGGAGGGGGAGTTCCCCTTCCCCCCGCCTTTGGACTGGGGGAGGTACGGGGTGGTCTTCCCGCTTTTGCACGGCCCCTTCGGGGAGGACGGGACCTTCCAGGGGTTCTTGGAGCTTTTGGGTAGGCCCTACGTGGGGGCGGGGGTTCTGGCCAGCGCCCTTTGCCTAGACAAGGACCTCTTCAAGCGGGTGGCCCGGGACGCGGGCCTGCCCGTGGTGGACTGGGTGGCCCTCTGGGAAGGGGAGACCCCCTACGTCCCCTTTGACCCCCCCTACTTCGTCAAGCCCGCCACCACCGGCTCCTCCTTGGGGGTCAGCCGGGTGGAGGAGAGGGGGGCGCTTTTGGAGGCCCTGGAGCACGCCTTCCGCTACGCGAAAAAGGTGGTGGTGGAGAAGGCCCTGCCCGTGCGGGAGCTGGAGGTGGCCCTTCTGGGTAACCTCGAGGCCGAGGCCAGCGTGGTGGGGGAGGTGCGGTACCAGGCCCCCTTCTACGACTACGAGACCAAGTACACCCCCGGCCGGGCCGAGCTCCTGATCCCCGCGCCCCTGGACCCGGGCACCCAGGAGACGGTCCAGGAGCTGGCCAAGAAGGTCTACCGGGTCCTGGGCCTGAGGGGGATGGCCCGGGTGGACTTCTTCCTGAGCGAGGGGGAGGTGTACCTGAACGAGGTGAACACCATCCCCGGCTTCACCCCCACCAGCATGTACCCCAGGCTCTGGGAGGCCTCGGGCCTTCCTTACCCCGAGCTTCTGCGCAGGCTGGTGGAGTTGGCCCTTAGCCGCTGA
- the ftsH gene encoding ATP-dependent zinc metalloprotease FtsH gives MANRINPFNLILLLLLGWLLYTTFSGPPVPTLSYTDFRALVQAGKVEEVTLEETRILGSLKAPERLDGRVSRRFQVPLPPAQVQDPELLRFLEANGVRIVTKAPNPWPQILIYAAPTLILIAFFWFFFMRAQGGAGQVMQFGQSRARLYGKERRVSTTFKDVAGHEEAKRELMEVVDFLKNPKKYLEIGAEIPKGVLLVGPPGTGKTLLARAVAGEAGVPFFSVSASEFMEMFVGVGASRVRSLFEDARKNAPAIIFIDELDSIGRKRGAGIGGGHDEREQTLNQILSEMDGFEKDTSVIVLAATNRPDILDPALLRPGRFDRQVVVGLPSLEERKEILLVHMRNKPIAEDVDPLELAHLTPGFSGADLKNLVNEAALLAAREGEKRIRKDHFLKALDKIVLGLERPALKLSEEERRAVAYHEAGHAVVGEVLPHADKTEKVSIVPRGMALGARWSKPEERVLVSREHLMDELSVLMAGRVAEELFTGTVTTGAQDDFKRATQIAKRMVLDWGMGAHFKNIAWGSDSGPVFLGEEIAKKKDHSEETARLIDEDIRRILDEAYERAREVLMARAEAMHRIAEELLLHETIPGDRVRAILEATREVSG, from the coding sequence TTGGCGAACCGGATTAACCCCTTCAACCTCATCCTGCTCCTTCTCTTGGGCTGGCTCCTGTACACGACCTTTTCGGGACCCCCGGTCCCCACCCTCTCCTACACCGACTTCCGCGCCCTGGTCCAGGCGGGAAAGGTGGAGGAGGTCACCCTGGAGGAGACCCGCATCCTAGGCAGCCTCAAGGCCCCCGAGCGCCTGGACGGCCGGGTCAGCCGCCGCTTCCAGGTCCCCCTGCCCCCGGCCCAGGTCCAGGACCCCGAGCTCCTCCGCTTCCTGGAGGCGAACGGGGTCCGCATCGTCACCAAAGCCCCCAACCCCTGGCCCCAGATCCTGATCTACGCCGCCCCCACCCTGATCCTCATCGCCTTCTTCTGGTTCTTCTTCATGCGGGCCCAGGGCGGGGCGGGCCAGGTGATGCAGTTCGGCCAGAGCCGGGCCCGGCTTTACGGCAAGGAGCGCCGGGTGAGCACCACCTTCAAGGACGTGGCCGGCCACGAGGAGGCCAAACGGGAGCTCATGGAGGTGGTGGACTTCCTCAAGAACCCCAAGAAGTACCTGGAGATCGGGGCCGAGATCCCCAAGGGGGTGCTCCTCGTGGGCCCCCCGGGCACGGGGAAGACCCTCCTGGCCCGGGCGGTGGCCGGGGAGGCGGGGGTGCCCTTCTTCTCCGTCTCGGCCAGCGAGTTCATGGAGATGTTCGTGGGGGTGGGGGCGAGCCGGGTGCGAAGCCTCTTTGAGGACGCCCGGAAGAACGCCCCGGCCATCATCTTCATAGACGAGCTGGACTCCATCGGCCGCAAGCGGGGCGCGGGGATCGGGGGCGGGCACGACGAGCGGGAGCAGACCCTGAACCAGATCCTCTCGGAGATGGACGGGTTTGAGAAGGACACCTCGGTCATCGTCCTGGCCGCCACCAACCGCCCGGACATCCTGGACCCCGCCCTCCTCCGCCCGGGCCGGTTTGACCGGCAGGTGGTGGTGGGCCTGCCTTCCCTCGAGGAGCGGAAGGAGATCCTCCTGGTCCACATGCGGAACAAGCCCATCGCCGAGGACGTGGACCCCCTGGAGCTCGCCCACCTCACCCCGGGCTTCTCCGGGGCGGACCTCAAGAACCTGGTGAACGAGGCCGCCCTCCTCGCCGCCCGGGAGGGGGAGAAGCGGATCCGCAAGGACCACTTCCTAAAGGCCCTGGACAAGATCGTCCTGGGCCTGGAGAGGCCGGCTTTGAAGCTCTCCGAGGAGGAGCGCCGGGCCGTGGCCTACCACGAGGCGGGCCACGCGGTGGTGGGGGAGGTCCTGCCCCACGCGGACAAGACGGAAAAAGTCTCCATCGTCCCTCGGGGGATGGCCCTGGGGGCCCGCTGGTCCAAGCCCGAGGAGCGGGTCCTGGTCTCCCGGGAGCACCTGATGGACGAGCTCTCCGTCCTGATGGCGGGCCGGGTGGCGGAGGAGCTCTTCACCGGCACCGTGACCACCGGGGCCCAGGACGACTTCAAGCGGGCCACCCAGATCGCCAAGCGCATGGTCCTGGACTGGGGGATGGGGGCGCACTTCAAAAACATCGCCTGGGGCTCGGACTCGGGTCCGGTCTTCCTGGGCGAGGAGATCGCCAAGAAGAAGGACCACTCCGAGGAGACGGCCCGGCTCATAGACGAGGACATCCGCCGCATCCTAGACGAGGCCTACGAGAGGGCGCGGGAGGTCCTGATGGCCCGAGCGGAGGCCATGCACCGGATCGCGGAGGAGCTCCTCCTCCACGAGACCATCCCCGGGGACCGGGTCCGGGCCATCCTGGAGGCGACCCGGGAGGTCAGCGGCTAA
- a CDS encoding tetratricopeptide repeat protein: MERVLRALHEGDYDTALELLHRQSLYKKEALLLLAEVYSLYGSEALEEAYRALEEAQSEVPGLEVNPLYRALLGELLALEGRSLEEVRGVFLRSEDPRVRYHQALALFYLGAYEEALALLPTGGLPAFLAWRAWSLRGRILERLYRHREAALAHREAARLALGLERYWSLLDAAAMHLEAGEPEEALEVLEEAGRSVELEGPEDGATRNYLLARAHHLLGNPQQALAYVEEALRLEAEGGHPAYGTPLLQAQILLSLGRKEEAQAAFREALRRAEGEERAQVLHEIGVAALDQGEYVEAEQALSELIRLEADYPYLAQAYGDLAEALYRQGRYQEAEAMAEEAIRLGAASTGELILGHVAYDLMHLEEALEHYRKAAEAAQEGSRDWVGAMEMVVDTLAQLGYRNPEEMVERAERVLPHLSPSDEWYPVLQGHLERARGLLSRRDLN; this comes from the coding sequence ATGGAGCGGGTTCTTCGGGCCCTTCACGAGGGGGACTACGACACCGCCCTCGAGCTTCTACACCGCCAGAGCCTCTACAAGAAGGAGGCCCTGCTCCTCCTCGCGGAGGTCTACAGCCTCTACGGGAGCGAGGCCCTGGAGGAGGCCTACCGGGCCCTGGAGGAGGCCCAAAGCGAGGTGCCGGGCCTCGAGGTCAACCCCCTGTACCGGGCCCTTTTGGGGGAGCTTCTGGCCCTGGAGGGCCGCTCGCTGGAGGAGGTGCGGGGGGTCTTCCTCCGGTCAGAGGACCCCCGGGTCCGGTACCACCAGGCCCTGGCCCTCTTCTACCTGGGGGCCTACGAGGAGGCGCTGGCCCTTCTCCCCACCGGGGGGCTTCCCGCCTTCCTGGCCTGGCGGGCCTGGTCCTTAAGGGGACGGATCCTGGAGCGGCTCTACCGCCACCGGGAGGCGGCCCTGGCCCACCGGGAGGCCGCCCGGCTGGCCCTGGGCCTGGAGCGCTACTGGAGCCTTCTGGACGCCGCTGCCATGCACCTGGAGGCGGGCGAGCCAGAGGAGGCCTTGGAGGTTTTGGAGGAGGCTGGGCGGTCGGTGGAGCTGGAGGGGCCGGAGGATGGGGCCACCCGCAACTACCTTCTGGCCCGGGCCCACCACCTCCTGGGCAACCCCCAGCAGGCCCTGGCCTACGTGGAGGAGGCCCTCCGCCTCGAGGCGGAGGGGGGGCACCCCGCCTACGGCACCCCCCTTCTGCAGGCCCAGATCCTCCTCTCCCTGGGCCGGAAGGAGGAGGCCCAGGCCGCCTTCCGGGAGGCCCTGCGCCGGGCCGAGGGGGAGGAGAGGGCCCAGGTCCTGCACGAGATCGGGGTGGCGGCCCTGGACCAGGGGGAGTACGTGGAGGCGGAGCAGGCCCTTTCCGAGCTGATCCGCCTCGAGGCGGACTACCCCTACCTGGCCCAGGCCTACGGGGACCTGGCGGAGGCCCTCTACCGCCAGGGGCGCTACCAGGAGGCGGAGGCCATGGCCGAGGAGGCCATCCGGCTGGGGGCGGCCTCCACCGGGGAGCTCATCCTGGGCCACGTGGCCTACGACCTGATGCACCTGGAGGAGGCCCTGGAGCACTACCGCAAGGCGGCCGAGGCCGCCCAGGAGGGGAGCCGGGACTGGGTGGGGGCGATGGAGATGGTGGTGGACACCCTGGCCCAGCTGGGCTACCGCAACCCGGAGGAGATGGTGGAGCGGGCGGAACGGGTCCTCCCCCACCTCAGCCCCTCGGACGAGTGGTACCCCGTCCTCCAGGGCCACCTGGAGCGGGCGCGGGGCCTCCTCTCCCGGCGCGACCTCAACTAA
- a CDS encoding DUF4388 domain-containing protein, with protein MIRASLEELDLAELLKALERNGKSAVVTFQGRIYGRVHLLLGRLLYARTEPGPHLGEYLVRLGHLSLEEVQALVEGQKENPGTPLGALALERGLIGREELREALLAQVLEALATLLGEKEGEILAEPLEEGGSQVALPETLDLSEALLEAARRLDEWRRGRVGEDEVLRLVEDPTRHPLSPEAWTVLELLDGVRRARSVALLSGLPEEEVYHLLFELKSRGLVADSPLRPEDPLVLLWAESGLVRRLLLYVLEGHRYRVLLAKDAGSAQRLLKERPRAALLQGERLSEMVRLLRTSPEGRFLPLFAVSEAPLPFLLRAQRVERIPRPFTAQEVLRALAPIRPPL; from the coding sequence ATGATCCGGGCGAGCCTCGAGGAACTGGACCTGGCGGAGCTCCTAAAGGCCCTGGAGCGGAACGGCAAGAGCGCGGTGGTCACCTTCCAGGGGCGGATCTACGGCCGGGTCCACCTGCTTTTGGGCCGGCTCCTCTACGCCCGCACCGAGCCGGGCCCCCACCTGGGGGAGTACCTGGTCCGGCTCGGCCACCTGAGCCTGGAGGAGGTCCAGGCCCTGGTGGAGGGGCAGAAGGAGAACCCGGGCACCCCCCTGGGCGCCTTGGCCCTGGAGCGGGGGCTCATCGGGCGGGAGGAGCTCAGGGAGGCCCTCTTGGCCCAGGTCCTGGAGGCCCTAGCCACCCTCCTCGGGGAAAAGGAGGGGGAGATCCTGGCCGAGCCCTTGGAGGAGGGGGGAAGCCAGGTGGCCCTCCCCGAGACCCTGGACCTTTCCGAGGCCCTCCTGGAGGCCGCCCGCCGCCTGGACGAGTGGAGGCGGGGCCGGGTGGGGGAGGACGAGGTGTTGCGGCTGGTGGAAGACCCCACCCGCCACCCCCTCTCCCCCGAGGCCTGGACGGTCCTGGAGCTTCTGGACGGGGTGCGCCGGGCGAGGAGCGTGGCCCTCCTCTCGGGCCTTCCCGAGGAGGAGGTCTACCACCTGCTCTTTGAGCTCAAAAGCCGGGGGCTGGTGGCCGACTCCCCCTTGAGGCCGGAAGACCCCCTGGTCCTCCTCTGGGCGGAAAGCGGCCTGGTCCGGAGGCTCCTTTTGTACGTCCTCGAGGGCCACCGCTACCGCGTCCTCCTGGCCAAGGACGCGGGAAGCGCCCAGCGCCTCCTGAAGGAAAGGCCCCGGGCGGCCCTCCTCCAGGGGGAGCGGCTTTCCGAAATGGTCCGGCTCCTCAGGACGAGCCCCGAGGGGCGGTTCCTCCCCCTGTTCGCCGTGAGCGAGGCCCCCCTCCCCTTCCTCCTGCGCGCCCAGAGGGTGGAGCGCATCCCCCGGCCCTTCACCGCGCAGGAGGTGCTCCGGGCCCTGGCCCCCATCCGCCCTCCCTTATAG